In Halorientalis sp. LT38, a genomic segment contains:
- the leuS gene encoding leucine--tRNA ligase, with protein MSQRYNPSQVTEYWQHVWAEEGVYDCPDDADDPTYVLGMFPYTSGALHMGHVRNYAITDAYARYRRMCGDEVLHPMGWDAFGLPAENAAFDRDTDPESWTRTCIERMRDELERMGFGYDWSREITTCDPEYYRWNQWLFTQFYEAGLVDYEAAAVNWCPDCETVLADAQVTEHERDHDDGTTGTVEVCWRCETPVGRRELDQWFLSITDYAAELHAGLDDLEEWPDGVRDIQRNWIGRQEGARVTFEVDGDEMDVFTTRPDTVFGATYLALSPGHDLAAEIAAEDDDVADYVEAVRAADPGEAGTTGIDTGLTATHPLTGEELPVYVAAYVLDDVGTGAVMGVPAHNERDHAFARAQDLPLRQVIEPIGDAETRLPEEPFTDDGMLTDSGEYDGLASAAAREQLREHDAVAHDVTYRLRDWLISRQRYWGTPIPVVHCPDCGPVPVPEDELPVELPEYVQTTGNPLAENDEFVEATCPDCGGPAERETDTMDTFVDSSWYFLRYLSPELDEAPFDADIADEWLPVDVYVGGEEHAILHLLYIRFFTRALADLDLLDRREPVEKLVNQGTVLHGGEKMSKSKGNAIAPHEYGAETTRLFVLSAAHPQQDFEWTAEDVRTVYEFQQELYGMVAEFANGELETRTESEAHDAYLEREIDRTVAAVTAEYDRFRFHQVVGELRRFARLLRRYRDYAPPYKYAYGRALRALSAMVAPIAPYLGEELWHLLGEEGLAATADWPTPLHDVEDYRIERGLIRRTLDDVRDITDVVDIADPEAIELVVAEAWKYRAHEIARDAADGDRPVVERVMDDEAVREHGEAAADFAAALQDRSAELGPVLDPGREHEVLEQAAWLFEDEFGADVRVRSADGASSDDLAAKAEPNRPAIHIS; from the coding sequence ATGTCCCAGCGCTACAACCCGTCACAGGTCACGGAGTACTGGCAGCACGTCTGGGCCGAGGAGGGCGTCTACGACTGTCCCGACGACGCGGACGATCCGACCTACGTCCTCGGGATGTTCCCCTACACGTCCGGGGCGCTGCACATGGGCCACGTCCGCAACTACGCGATCACCGACGCCTACGCTCGCTACCGCCGGATGTGCGGCGACGAGGTCCTCCACCCGATGGGCTGGGACGCGTTCGGCCTCCCGGCGGAGAACGCGGCCTTCGACCGCGACACCGACCCCGAGTCCTGGACCCGCACCTGCATCGAGCGGATGCGCGACGAACTCGAGCGGATGGGCTTTGGCTACGACTGGTCCCGGGAGATCACGACCTGCGACCCCGAGTACTACCGCTGGAACCAGTGGCTCTTCACGCAGTTCTACGAGGCCGGCCTCGTCGACTACGAGGCCGCCGCCGTCAACTGGTGTCCGGACTGCGAGACCGTGCTCGCTGACGCGCAAGTGACCGAGCACGAACGGGACCACGACGACGGGACGACCGGGACCGTCGAGGTGTGCTGGCGCTGCGAGACGCCGGTCGGCCGCCGCGAACTCGACCAGTGGTTCCTCTCGATCACCGACTACGCCGCGGAACTGCACGCAGGCCTCGACGACCTTGAGGAGTGGCCCGACGGCGTCCGTGACATCCAGCGCAACTGGATCGGCCGCCAGGAGGGCGCACGGGTCACGTTCGAGGTGGACGGCGACGAGATGGACGTGTTCACCACCCGGCCGGACACGGTCTTCGGCGCGACCTACCTCGCGCTCTCGCCGGGCCACGACCTGGCAGCCGAGATCGCCGCAGAGGACGACGACGTGGCCGACTACGTCGAGGCGGTCCGGGCGGCCGACCCTGGCGAGGCCGGCACGACCGGCATCGACACCGGGCTGACCGCGACCCACCCGCTGACCGGCGAGGAACTGCCGGTGTACGTCGCCGCCTACGTCCTCGACGACGTGGGGACGGGCGCGGTGATGGGCGTCCCGGCCCACAACGAACGCGACCACGCCTTCGCACGGGCGCAGGACCTGCCGCTCCGGCAGGTGATCGAACCCATCGGCGACGCCGAGACGCGACTGCCCGAGGAGCCGTTCACCGACGACGGGATGCTCACCGACAGCGGCGAGTACGACGGCCTCGCGAGCGCCGCCGCCCGCGAGCAGTTGCGCGAGCACGACGCGGTCGCCCACGACGTGACCTACCGGCTCCGGGACTGGCTCATCTCCCGCCAGCGCTACTGGGGGACGCCCATCCCGGTCGTCCACTGCCCGGACTGTGGCCCCGTCCCGGTCCCCGAGGACGAGTTGCCGGTGGAACTGCCCGAGTACGTCCAGACGACGGGGAACCCCCTGGCCGAGAACGACGAGTTCGTCGAGGCGACCTGCCCTGACTGCGGCGGGCCGGCCGAGCGCGAGACGGACACGATGGACACCTTCGTCGACTCCTCGTGGTACTTCCTGCGCTACCTCAGTCCGGAACTGGACGAGGCGCCCTTCGACGCCGACATCGCCGACGAGTGGCTCCCGGTGGACGTCTACGTCGGCGGCGAGGAACACGCCATCCTCCACCTGCTCTACATCCGGTTTTTCACCCGGGCGCTGGCCGACCTGGACCTGCTGGACCGCCGCGAGCCAGTCGAGAAACTGGTCAACCAGGGGACGGTCCTCCACGGCGGCGAGAAGATGTCCAAGTCGAAGGGCAACGCCATCGCGCCCCACGAGTACGGCGCGGAGACGACCAGGCTCTTCGTCCTCTCGGCGGCCCACCCCCAGCAGGACTTCGAGTGGACGGCCGAGGACGTCAGGACCGTCTACGAGTTCCAGCAGGAACTGTACGGGATGGTCGCGGAGTTCGCCAACGGGGAACTGGAGACCAGGACCGAGAGCGAGGCCCACGACGCCTACCTCGAACGCGAGATCGACCGGACCGTCGCGGCGGTCACCGCGGAGTACGACCGATTCCGGTTCCACCAGGTGGTCGGCGAACTCCGCCGGTTCGCCCGCCTGCTGCGGCGCTACCGCGACTACGCGCCGCCCTACAAGTACGCCTACGGACGGGCGCTGCGGGCGCTGTCGGCGATGGTCGCGCCGATCGCCCCCTATCTGGGCGAGGAACTGTGGCACCTCCTCGGCGAGGAGGGCCTGGCTGCGACTGCTGACTGGCCGACGCCGCTGCACGACGTCGAGGACTACCGGATCGAGCGCGGGCTGATCCGCCGGACGCTCGACGACGTGCGCGACATCACCGACGTGGTCGACATCGCCGACCCCGAGGCGATCGAACTCGTGGTCGCCGAGGCGTGGAAGTACAGGGCCCACGAGATTGCCCGCGACGCCGCCGACGGCGACCGGCCCGTCGTCGAGCGCGTCATGGACGACGAGGCGGTCCGCGAACACGGGGAGGCGGCCGCCGACTTCGCCGCCGCCCTGCAGGACCGGAGCGCGGAACTCGGTCCCGTCCTCGACCCCGGGCGCGAGCACGAGGTGCTGGAACAGGCGGCCTGGCTCTTCGAGGACGAGTTCGGTGCGGACGTGCGGGTTCGTTCCGCCGACGGAGCCAGCAGCGACGACCTCGCGGCCAAGGCCGAGCCGAACCGCCCGGCCATCCACATCAGCTGA
- a CDS encoding heavy-metal-associated domain-containing protein, which yields MTRTKTLTVTDMSCTGCEETVEDALRKIDGVRSVQADHEGDRVTVEADDDVAETELTNAISDAGYHPA from the coding sequence ATGACCCGAACCAAGACACTCACCGTCACCGACATGTCCTGCACGGGCTGCGAGGAGACCGTCGAGGACGCGCTCCGGAAGATCGACGGCGTCCGGAGCGTCCAGGCCGATCACGAGGGCGACCGTGTCACCGTCGAGGCCGACGACGACGTCGCCGAGACCGAACTGACCAACGCGATTTCGGACGCCGGCTACCACCCGGCCTGA
- a CDS encoding CBS domain-containing protein yields the protein MASVRIGSAFGIPIRLGGSFLLVLPVLVFLIGSQVDVTADVLAESLGTTIDAAALTSGSLPWVLGLAAALGLFGGVLVHEFGHALVAQRYGVGVDSITLWFLGGLAQLEEFPEDWRQEFTIAVAGPIVSVGVGALCYAAFLAFPVGQPAPRFVFGYLAVLNVFLAAFNMLPGFPMDGGRILRALLSRNRTRLEATRIAAGVGKGFAVLLGLGGIMLGQIFWIAIAFFIYIGASGETRQLILEAAFEGLSVADVMTPAGELSTVTPETSVADLVDRMVRERHTGYPVVTASGDLRGIVTLSDVQGVDSVERDAIRVEDVMTSDLRTVTPETAAEDAISTMTRQNVGRLLVLDDRGDLVGLVSRTDLMTVFEILKDGRSAALGKPTGESSLPR from the coding sequence ATGGCAAGTGTGCGGATCGGTTCGGCGTTCGGGATCCCGATTCGACTGGGTGGCTCGTTCCTGCTCGTCCTCCCGGTCCTCGTGTTCCTGATCGGATCGCAGGTCGACGTGACTGCGGACGTCCTCGCGGAGTCTCTGGGGACGACCATCGACGCGGCGGCGCTGACCAGCGGGTCACTCCCGTGGGTGCTGGGGCTGGCCGCCGCGCTCGGGTTGTTCGGCGGCGTCCTCGTCCACGAGTTCGGGCACGCGCTGGTCGCCCAGCGCTACGGCGTCGGCGTCGACTCGATCACCCTCTGGTTCCTGGGTGGCCTGGCCCAGCTCGAGGAGTTCCCCGAGGACTGGCGCCAGGAGTTCACCATCGCCGTCGCCGGACCCATCGTCAGCGTCGGCGTCGGCGCGCTCTGTTACGCGGCCTTCCTCGCCTTCCCGGTCGGCCAGCCCGCGCCGCGGTTCGTCTTCGGCTACCTGGCCGTCCTCAACGTCTTCCTCGCCGCGTTCAACATGCTCCCCGGCTTCCCGATGGACGGCGGGCGCATCCTGCGAGCGCTCCTGTCGCGCAACCGCACGCGACTGGAAGCGACCCGCATCGCCGCCGGCGTCGGGAAGGGCTTCGCCGTCCTGCTCGGACTGGGCGGGATCATGTTGGGGCAGATCTTCTGGATCGCCATCGCCTTCTTCATCTACATCGGCGCGTCGGGCGAAACCCGGCAGTTGATCCTCGAGGCCGCCTTCGAGGGGCTGAGCGTCGCCGACGTGATGACGCCGGCGGGCGAACTCTCGACGGTCACGCCGGAGACGAGCGTCGCCGACCTCGTGGACCGCATGGTCCGCGAACGCCACACCGGCTACCCGGTCGTCACGGCGTCGGGCGACCTCCGCGGGATCGTGACCCTCTCTGACGTGCAGGGGGTCGACTCGGTCGAGCGGGACGCGATCCGCGTCGAGGACGTGATGACCAGTGACCTGCGGACGGTCACCCCCGAGACGGCGGCCGAGGACGCCATCTCGACCATGACGCGCCAGAACGTCGGCCGACTGCTCGTCCTCGACGACCGGGGCGACCTCGTCGGACTGGTCTCTCGCACCGATCTGATGACCGTCTTCGAGATCCTCAAGGACGGCCGCTCTGCGGCGCTCGGCAAGCCGACCGGAGAGTCCTCGCTGCCGCGGTGA
- a CDS encoding SprT-like domain-containing protein, translating into MTTAEPATREALLERAAEYAETVPIDLDTDALSWDVSERARRRAGSCRYDPETEAITVVLTWDAYREFGWTEFRGTIRHELVHAWEFERYGESGHGERFRAKADEIDAPRYCRSFTDGRLELVCTSDDCAWRPERHRASKPVRKPDAGYRCGECGSEYVVRHRETGRTWRTAAGYERAREAIGDDW; encoded by the coding sequence GTGACGACGGCGGAGCCGGCGACGCGCGAGGCGCTGCTCGAGCGGGCGGCCGAGTACGCCGAGACCGTGCCGATCGACCTCGACACCGACGCGCTCTCGTGGGACGTCTCCGAGCGTGCCAGGCGGCGGGCCGGGAGCTGCCGGTACGACCCCGAGACGGAGGCGATCACCGTCGTCCTCACCTGGGACGCCTACCGCGAGTTCGGCTGGACGGAGTTTCGCGGGACGATCCGCCACGAACTCGTCCACGCCTGGGAGTTCGAGCGGTACGGCGAGTCCGGCCACGGCGAGCGCTTCCGCGCGAAGGCCGACGAGATCGACGCGCCGCGGTACTGCCGCTCGTTCACCGACGGCCGCCTCGAACTGGTCTGCACGAGCGACGACTGCGCCTGGCGGCCCGAGCGCCACCGCGCCTCGAAACCCGTCCGGAAGCCGGACGCGGGCTACCGCTGCGGCGAGTGCGGGAGCGAGTACGTCGTCCGCCACCGCGAGACGGGGCGGACCTGGCGCACCGCCGCGGGCTACGAGCGCGCTCGCGAGGCCATCGGCGACGACTGGTGA
- a CDS encoding acyl-CoA dehydrogenase family protein — protein MLTFNDSEAAEELAARAHDLMEDVVLPKERELSGGMSVSDSTINELREAAREYGVYAPQIDEEYGGMGYDFRDTLPTFEEAGRSTLGQIAMRVDAPDEGNMHLLELHGSELQKEEYLKPLVDGEIASGFSMTEPMQGGGSDPKMLKTTAEKDGDEWVIDGHKWWTSKGIKADVLLVFARTDQEAHPYEGCSVFLVPKDADGVEVVRNIPHVGSDVHGMGHAEIKYNGVRVPEEHLLGEEGKGFQHVQERLGPARLTHCMRYSGMAERALDVTKAYMSERDAFGDKLAEKQHPRMVIAEQETNLAAARSLVRQAADRISAGHEARVEVSMAKVFTANATQEAIDTALQFLGGNGIAKDLPVADFYESVRQFRIVDGADEVHKRTVAREAFADVPEEELDALTRYDG, from the coding sequence ATGCTCACGTTCAACGACTCCGAGGCGGCCGAGGAACTGGCGGCGCGCGCACACGACCTGATGGAGGACGTGGTCCTCCCGAAAGAGCGGGAACTGTCCGGCGGGATGTCGGTCTCGGACAGCACGATCAACGAACTTCGGGAGGCCGCCCGCGAGTACGGCGTCTACGCGCCACAGATCGACGAGGAGTACGGCGGCATGGGCTATGACTTCCGTGACACCCTGCCGACCTTCGAGGAGGCCGGGCGGTCGACGCTGGGCCAGATCGCGATGCGGGTCGACGCCCCCGACGAGGGGAACATGCACCTGCTGGAACTGCACGGCTCCGAACTCCAGAAAGAGGAGTACCTGAAGCCGCTCGTCGACGGGGAGATCGCGTCCGGCTTCTCGATGACCGAGCCGATGCAGGGCGGCGGCTCCGACCCGAAGATGCTGAAGACGACAGCGGAGAAGGACGGCGACGAGTGGGTCATCGACGGCCACAAGTGGTGGACCAGCAAGGGCATCAAGGCCGACGTGTTGCTCGTGTTCGCCCGCACGGACCAGGAGGCCCACCCCTACGAGGGCTGTTCGGTGTTCCTGGTGCCCAAGGACGCCGACGGCGTCGAGGTCGTCCGGAACATCCCCCACGTCGGCAGCGACGTCCACGGGATGGGCCACGCCGAGATCAAGTACAACGGCGTGCGCGTCCCCGAGGAACACCTGCTGGGCGAGGAGGGCAAGGGCTTCCAGCACGTCCAGGAGCGGCTCGGTCCCGCCCGGCTGACCCACTGCATGCGCTACTCCGGGATGGCCGAGCGGGCGCTCGACGTGACCAAGGCCTACATGAGCGAACGCGACGCATTCGGCGACAAGCTCGCCGAGAAACAGCACCCCCGCATGGTCATCGCCGAACAGGAGACCAACCTGGCGGCCGCCCGTTCTTTGGTTCGCCAGGCCGCAGACCGGATCTCCGCTGGCCACGAGGCCCGCGTCGAGGTCTCGATGGCGAAGGTGTTCACGGCGAACGCGACCCAGGAGGCCATCGACACCGCGCTGCAGTTCCTCGGCGGCAACGGCATCGCCAAGGACCTGCCCGTCGCGGACTTCTACGAGAGCGTCCGGCAGTTCCGCATCGTCGACGGGGCCGACGAGGTCCACAAGCGCACCGTCGCCCGCGAGGCCTTCGCGGACGTGCCCGAGGAGGAACTCGACGCGCTCACGCGGTACGACGGCTGA
- a CDS encoding acyl-CoA synthetase, whose product MGSQPMARGDRLDAYHFYEDEWDDYDQLRAAFDWEVPEQFNMATYLCDRWATDRRRVALFAERESDGDPSSRRDATGVAAADRETYTFWQFQRIANRLANYLRAQGVQRGDRVGVNAPQRPETVFAHVAAWKLGAVSVPLSTLFGPDAVEYRLDDCDAVAAVVDAANLDAVREARESLPALETVVTVGDAELRDDEIALQDALADQPRTFDTVETDAEDDAIVIYTSGTTGDPKGVRHAHRTLLGHLPLFVTTMLNLESPEDTVFWTPAEWAWIASLFDVVVPALFYGRPVVAYDGGPFDPETAFEVVERYGVTNFFAPPTALRMMMQVEDPDRFDAGSLRTIASGGESLGETIVDWAADTFGGTTVHEGYGQTEANMLVGGCTALTEFREGFIGRAGPGHEIEIVDPDTAEPTVERGEVGEIAVRYEGNPVCFVEYWEKPEATAGKVKNGWLLTEDLGLLDEDGYLQFKSRKDDVIISAGYRIGPEEVEDSVAGHPAAADAAVIGVPDDERGTVPKAFVVLADGDDPTEDTRERLRQHVRDRLAEYEYPRAIEFVDDLPKTATGKVRRATLREREGLD is encoded by the coding sequence ATGGGTTCCCAACCCATGGCACGTGGCGACCGGCTCGACGCCTATCACTTCTACGAGGACGAGTGGGACGACTACGACCAGCTCCGGGCGGCCTTCGACTGGGAGGTCCCCGAGCAGTTCAACATGGCGACGTACCTCTGCGACCGCTGGGCCACCGACAGGCGCCGCGTCGCGCTGTTCGCCGAACGCGAGTCCGACGGCGACCCGTCGTCGCGCCGGGACGCGACCGGCGTGGCAGCGGCCGACCGTGAGACCTACACCTTCTGGCAGTTCCAGCGGATCGCGAACCGCCTGGCGAACTACCTGCGCGCCCAGGGCGTCCAGCGGGGCGACCGCGTCGGCGTGAACGCGCCCCAGCGGCCGGAGACGGTGTTCGCCCACGTCGCGGCCTGGAAACTCGGCGCGGTCTCGGTCCCCCTGTCGACGCTGTTCGGCCCCGACGCCGTCGAGTACCGGCTGGACGACTGCGACGCCGTCGCCGCCGTGGTCGACGCCGCCAACCTCGACGCCGTCCGGGAGGCGCGGGAGTCGCTGCCCGCCCTCGAGACCGTCGTGACGGTCGGCGACGCCGAGTTACGGGACGACGAGATCGCGCTGCAGGACGCGCTGGCCGACCAGCCCCGGACGTTCGACACCGTCGAGACCGACGCGGAGGACGACGCCATCGTCATCTACACCTCGGGGACGACCGGCGATCCGAAGGGAGTTCGCCACGCCCACCGCACGCTGCTGGGCCACCTCCCGCTTTTCGTCACGACGATGCTGAATCTGGAGTCGCCCGAGGACACCGTGTTCTGGACGCCGGCCGAGTGGGCCTGGATCGCCTCCCTGTTCGACGTGGTGGTGCCCGCCCTCTTCTACGGCCGCCCGGTCGTCGCGTACGACGGCGGCCCCTTCGATCCGGAGACGGCCTTCGAGGTCGTCGAGCGCTACGGCGTCACGAACTTCTTCGCGCCGCCGACGGCGCTGCGGATGATGATGCAGGTCGAGGACCCCGACCGCTTCGACGCGGGGAGCCTGCGAACCATCGCCAGCGGCGGCGAGTCCCTCGGGGAGACCATCGTCGACTGGGCCGCCGACACCTTCGGCGGCACCACCGTCCACGAGGGATACGGCCAGACCGAGGCGAACATGCTCGTCGGCGGCTGTACCGCCCTCACCGAGTTCCGCGAGGGGTTCATCGGCCGGGCCGGCCCCGGCCACGAGATCGAGATCGTCGACCCCGACACCGCCGAACCGACGGTCGAGCGCGGCGAGGTCGGCGAGATCGCGGTGCGCTACGAAGGGAACCCGGTCTGTTTCGTCGAGTACTGGGAGAAACCCGAGGCGACCGCCGGCAAGGTGAAGAACGGCTGGCTGCTGACCGAGGACCTCGGCCTGCTGGACGAGGACGGCTACCTCCAGTTCAAATCGCGCAAGGACGACGTGATCATCTCGGCGGGCTACCGCATCGGCCCGGAGGAAGTCGAGGACAGCGTCGCGGGCCACCCGGCCGCCGCCGACGCCGCCGTGATCGGCGTCCCCGACGACGAGCGGGGGACGGTCCCGAAGGCGTTCGTCGTCCTCGCCGACGGGGACGACCCGACCGAGGACACCCGGGAGCGCCTCCGCCAGCACGTCCGCGACCGCCTGGCCGAGTACGAGTACCCCCGCGCGATCGAGTTCGTCGACGACCTCCCCAAGACCGCGACGGGGAAAGTCAGGCGCGCGACCCTGCGCGAGCGCGAGGGGCTGGACTGA
- a CDS encoding PIN domain-containing protein: MILDACFLIDLLDGDDAAVAKLDEIRDEHLVVPTLVYTEVGVGIDPNSGTGRRFEDVMDDVTLVPYDGAAARRAVDIQRGLRDEGARIGAVDAMIAGIAVVRDEPVVTRNAEGFSRTPVRVSPY; this comes from the coding sequence GTGATCCTCGACGCCTGTTTTCTGATCGATCTGCTGGACGGCGACGACGCCGCGGTCGCGAAACTCGACGAGATCCGGGACGAGCACCTCGTCGTTCCGACACTGGTCTACACCGAAGTCGGCGTCGGGATCGATCCGAACAGCGGGACCGGTCGGCGGTTCGAGGACGTCATGGACGACGTGACGCTCGTTCCCTACGACGGAGCGGCCGCGAGACGCGCCGTGGACATCCAGCGCGGACTTCGTGACGAGGGTGCGCGAATCGGTGCCGTCGACGCAATGATCGCCGGCATCGCGGTCGTACGCGACGAGCCGGTCGTGACGCGCAACGCCGAGGGGTTCTCGCGGACGCCTGTTCGAGTGAGTCCCTACTAA
- a CDS encoding antitoxin VapB family protein, with the protein MSSKTVSLEAETYERLRRAKGEDESFSDVVDRLLGNDEHPLYDLVGALDDEEAETLRERSRSFRSDVVARVGTDGER; encoded by the coding sequence ATGTCGAGCAAGACGGTCAGTCTCGAAGCGGAGACCTACGAACGGCTCCGCCGGGCGAAAGGCGAAGACGAGAGCTTCAGCGACGTGGTCGACCGCCTGCTCGGGAACGACGAGCACCCGCTATACGACCTGGTCGGCGCGCTGGACGACGAGGAGGCAGAGACGCTCCGGGAGCGCTCTCGATCGTTCCGGTCGGACGTGGTCGCCAGAGTGGGCACGGACGGCGAACGGTGA
- a CDS encoding N-acyl homoserine lactonase family protein, which translates to MVDATVSVVDRGSVRSDVNYVVEGFSVGTATEPDPDTVRADGAVYNLVIDHPEATILWDTGSHPEAGDGHWPPALYDAFEHYDADEHPLPEALDEVGYAIDEIDAVIQTHLHIDHAGGLQHFAGTDVPIYVHEEELKFAYYSAKSDAGDDAYVTADFDHDLNWEIVHDDRTMPFADLELLHLPGHTPGQLGVKLDLDGFGTALFAGDEAFSRANYDGEQPMGGPLLWSKRDWFESLQFLKDLERRTDAAVYCGHDADDVDRMREELP; encoded by the coding sequence ATGGTAGACGCGACGGTCTCGGTCGTCGATCGCGGCTCCGTCCGGTCGGACGTGAACTACGTCGTCGAGGGGTTCTCCGTCGGCACCGCCACGGAGCCCGACCCGGACACGGTCCGGGCCGACGGCGCGGTGTACAACCTGGTGATCGACCACCCCGAGGCGACGATCCTCTGGGACACCGGCTCTCACCCGGAGGCGGGCGACGGCCACTGGCCGCCGGCGCTGTACGACGCCTTCGAGCACTACGACGCCGACGAGCACCCGCTTCCCGAGGCCCTGGACGAGGTCGGCTACGCCATCGACGAAATCGACGCCGTGATCCAGACCCACCTCCACATCGACCACGCCGGCGGCCTGCAGCACTTCGCCGGCACCGACGTCCCGATCTACGTCCACGAGGAGGAACTGAAGTTCGCCTACTACAGCGCGAAATCCGACGCGGGCGACGACGCTTACGTCACCGCGGACTTCGACCACGATCTGAACTGGGAAATCGTCCACGACGACCGGACGATGCCCTTCGCCGACCTCGAACTGCTCCACCTGCCCGGCCACACGCCCGGCCAGCTGGGCGTGAAACTCGACCTCGACGGCTTCGGGACCGCCCTGTTCGCCGGCGACGAGGCGTTCAGCCGCGCCAACTACGACGGGGAACAGCCGATGGGCGGCCCGCTGCTGTGGAGCAAGCGCGACTGGTTCGAGAGTCTGCAGTTCCTGAAGGACCTCGAACGGCGGACCGACGCCGCCGTCTACTGCGGCCACGACGCCGACGACGTCGACCGCATGCGCGAGGAGTTGCCCTGA
- a CDS encoding PaaI family thioesterase: protein MTANEDHYRKLEAMYHGSNVTEHVPATLSIEEGAAEVEIPVGEEYHHALGGVHGSIYFKALDDAAFFAANSLVEDVFVLTTDFNLYMERPVSSGTIRAEGEVLNDNPSQLIAGSIVRDEEGNELARGTGTFRKSDVELSAEIGYELA, encoded by the coding sequence ATGACCGCGAACGAGGACCATTACCGGAAGCTCGAAGCGATGTACCACGGCTCGAACGTCACCGAGCACGTCCCCGCGACGCTCTCGATCGAGGAGGGCGCGGCCGAAGTCGAGATCCCCGTCGGCGAGGAGTACCACCACGCGCTCGGGGGCGTCCACGGGTCGATCTACTTCAAGGCGCTCGACGACGCGGCCTTCTTCGCCGCCAACTCCCTGGTCGAGGACGTGTTCGTGCTGACGACGGACTTCAACCTCTACATGGAACGGCCGGTCTCCTCGGGGACGATCCGCGCCGAGGGCGAGGTCCTGAACGACAACCCCAGCCAGTTGATCGCCGGCTCAATCGTCCGCGACGAGGAGGGCAACGAACTGGCCCGGGGGACGGGTACCTTCCGGAAGAGCGACGTCGAACTGAGTGCCGAGATCGGCTACGAACTGGCGTAG
- a CDS encoding SDR family NAD(P)-dependent oxidoreductase produces MAEARQRAVVVGASSGIGEALARELADVGYEVGLTARRRELLEDLGRVLPTKAYVARMDVTEIEAARETFGEVVDAMDGVDLVVLNAGVAFENPGLEWGPELDTIDTNVRGFAALAAAAMDRFETQGHGHLVGISSVASRFGNGEAPAYGASKAFVSNYLDALRYRAGRLDADVDVTTIEPGYVDTELAGGDFWKASRETAATQIRRAIENERRHAYVTRRWRLVAKLIDAMPDLLKRRLFR; encoded by the coding sequence ATGGCTGAGGCGAGACAGCGAGCGGTCGTGGTGGGCGCGTCGTCTGGGATCGGGGAGGCGCTCGCGCGGGAACTCGCGGACGTGGGCTACGAGGTCGGGCTGACCGCCCGACGGCGGGAACTGCTCGAGGACCTGGGGCGGGTCCTCCCGACGAAAGCGTACGTGGCGCGCATGGACGTGACCGAGATCGAGGCGGCCCGCGAGACGTTCGGGGAGGTCGTCGACGCGATGGACGGCGTCGATCTGGTGGTTCTCAACGCCGGCGTCGCCTTCGAGAACCCGGGGCTGGAGTGGGGCCCCGAACTGGACACCATCGACACGAACGTCCGCGGGTTCGCGGCGCTGGCCGCCGCGGCGATGGACCGCTTCGAGACCCAGGGCCACGGGCACCTCGTCGGCATCTCGTCGGTCGCCTCGCGCTTCGGCAACGGCGAGGCGCCGGCCTACGGGGCGTCGAAGGCGTTCGTCTCGAACTACCTCGACGCGCTGCGCTACCGGGCGGGCCGACTCGACGCCGACGTGGACGTGACCACGATCGAACCGGGCTACGTCGACACGGAACTGGCGGGGGGCGACTTCTGGAAGGCCTCCCGCGAGACCGCCGCCACGCAGATCCGCCGCGCGATCGAGAACGAGCGCCGCCACGCCTACGTCACGCGGCGGTGGCGCCTGGTCGCGAAACTGATCGACGCCATGCCGGATCTGCTGAAACGGCGGCTCTTCCGGTAG